The Flavobacterium psychrotrophum region TCATATACTTTTTATAAAACGTAAAAACGACCCTGGTAAAGGCAAATGGGCACTACCGGGTGGTTTTGTAGACGAGGGTGAAGACCTGCCCGATGCAGCTGCGCGTGAGTTGCAGGAAGAAACTGGGTTGGTAGTAAAAGACTTACAGCAGTTAGGTGCTTTTGGTAAACCGGGGCGCGACCCACGCCAACACACAGTGTCTGTTGTTTATGTAGGTTTTGCAGATGATAACGCCGAAGCAGTAGGTGCAGATGACGCTGAGGAAGCGCAATGGTTTTCGGTAAAATACTTGCCGAATCTGGCATTTGACCACACAGATATCGTAACTTTGGCATTGGAAAAATACAAGTTATGAGATTTCATACCAGAAAATGGGTTAAACCCGAAGACCTAAACCCTAATGCAACTTTATTTGGCGGTAAGCTCCTTGCATGGATAGATGAGGAAGCCGCTTTATATGCTATTATACAACTCGAAAACCAGCGTGTCGTAACAAAACACATGAGTGAGATCAACTTTATGGCTTCTGCAAAGCAGGGAGACATTGTAGAGATTGGTATAGATGTGGTAAAGTTTGGTAAAACATCTTTGGTGCTGCGCTCTGAAGTACGTAATAAAATGACCCAGGAAAAAATTATCACTGTAGATAATATTACTATGGTAGCGCTGGATAGTTTTGGCCGTCCATCTGCGCATGGCAAAACCCAGATAGAATATGTAGATGAACGATTAGGTAAAGCAAAACTATAGCATTTTACTATATTGAAAGGAGAGGTAAATACTCTAAATAATTTTGATTGCTTGTAAATACCAATTAGCACGTGTTTTGTCATTCTGAACGAAGCGAAAGCGTAGTGAAGAATCTCAAAATTAACAATTTAAATCTCTATTGGCCAAGTTGTAACAAATAGAGTCCGTTTCTGTTTCAATTAAAGGTAAGTGCACCCAGTATTTCTTCGCTCATAAACGGTCCACCGGGGTAGGTGGCAGTATAATCAAGGTTAAGCCATATCTGGCCATATTCATCTTCATGATAATGTACTTCGCGGCCCCGGCTTTCGTCAGGAAACAAGTGGTCTTTAATTAAAAAGTTGGCTATTTCAAGTTCAGCTTTAGTTCCTACAAGCATTTCAGGATACAAATGCCCACCGGTATGTATAATGCGCGGTGTACCACCAATGGCGCGAATACAGGCAGCCATAAGTATGGCATGATCATCACAATCGCCTGCAAAGTGCAGTAAAGACTCATCTGCACTGGCAATATATTCGGCATTACGAGGGTCGTTTACATACGTCCACCGGTTACGAATGTCTTTAAACACAGAGAAGCACTGTATCATACGGCGCTGTTTCTGGAAACCTTTTACATTCTTGAAATATTTTGTCGCAGCACCTACCGAATAATTTCTTACGTTACGATTATTGTAATCTACCGCATCAATAATTTTAGATTTGTTAGGGAAAGGCAGTAATTTAGAAATAATAACATCTTGTGGGTTAGGGTCGTAAGCCATTGTATAGACCATAGCCTGATAATCTTCATATACCGAAGCAAAGCCATAATTACCAAAAGCCGATCCGTATAGTAAGGCTAATATATATAGCGCAATACACACTAACAGCACTTTTTTCATGTAATGCAGCACAAGTTGTATGCCTGCCACCATGGTAATAAAAATCAGTACACGGTCTATGTGTAGCGGCCATTCGGGGTCTACAAGATTTTGGTGCAATATGATAAACAGCGGTACCGAAATAAGAATGTTCAGTAAAAAAATGATAATAGAATCCCAGGGCTTCTTTACCTGAAGCTTTTCTCGTAGTGTTTTTAATTCGGTACGGGTGGGAAGTTTCATTACCTAAACTTGCACGGTTTACGTTGCAAGGCTCTCAAATGGGATGGTGTTGTTAATTATCGAAAGGTCCAGTAACTGTTCCTGTATCTTGTCAAATGTAATTTTATCCGGTTTCGTTTGCGACCAGCGGGTTAAATTTAGCCATTCGTTAATATCGTCCTGCTTTTGGTTATAGCGTTCCGCAAGCTGGCTGTCAATACCCGGTATCTGCTTAAAGGTAGATGTTTTAGAGTTGATTATTTCAAGTACTTTTTCAATAGCTTCAGGATCGTTCTCAAGCACTTCATTACGCACGGCAATTACAAAACTGGGCCATGGTGTAGGGCAGTCGCCCACACGCCTAAAGATGCCTTTATCTACAATGGGCTTGGTCATAAAATGCTCCCACATAAAATAATCTGCAGTGCCGGCAGTAAGTGCATCTACAGCGCCATCAAGCGTATTAATAATTTCAAAGCGCAGGTTAGCGGTATCCCAGCCTTCGTTCTCAGCATTTACAAATGCCATAAGGTGCGAACCCGACCCATAGCGGCTAATAGCCACAATTTTATTTTCAAGGTCGTCAATGGTTTCAAACGGAGATTTTGCCCCTACGTGTATGCCCCATATAAGCGGTGACTGCACATATATCTGTGCTATTTTAGATGTGTTTCCGGCTACAATATCTTTTATTATGCCTTCGGTAAGTATTACGGCAATATCTGTTTCGCCATCGCGCAGCATCTGGCAAAGCTTGCCTGTACCTTCAGGAACGTCCGTCCATTCAAGTGCGATATCATGCTTTACAAAATCGCCATTTTCAATACATAAATGCCACGGAAGGTTAAAGTGTTCCGGTACGCCGGCTATTTTAAGGTTTTTCATTATTTGTTACTTATACTTGTTATGGTAAGTAAGACAAATTTAATACCTTAATCTATATTTTAGCCATAAAAAATCCCTAAACCGTACTATAGATTTAGGGATAAAAGCAATTAGGGCAAGAATTGGCTGATATGGTTATAAAACAGGGCAGGCCTGTTTCATACTGCCACTGTTTTGCAGGGCTGTATGCCATGAAAATGCTTCTTCCAGTATATGTGGTGTGTGGCCGCCGCGTTCGCAGGCACGTGTGTAATAATCTTGCAGTGCCTCTTTATAGTCAGGATGTACACAATTTTCTATAATAACCTGTGCGCGTTCGCGAGGTGCAAGTCCGCGAAGGTCGGCCAGGCCGTGATCTGTAACCAGTATGTCTACATCGTGCTCGGTATGGTCTGTGTGCGATACCATTGGTACCACGTGGCTAATGGCATTATCTTCTTTAGAAGCTGACTGCGTTACAAAAATGCTCAGGTAAGCGTTACGTGCAAAATCGCCAGATCCGCCTATGCCATTCATCATTTTTGTGCCTGATAAGTGTGTAGAGTTAACATTGCCGTAGATGTCAAATTCTATAGCTGTGTTAATGCCTATAACACCCAGCCTGCGAATCACCTCCGGTGCATTGCTTATATTTTGGGGGCGCAATACAATCTTGTCTTTATATTGGTCAAAATTGTTAAGGAGGTGATTATAACAGGTCTCTGAAACGGTTATAGAAGATGCTGATGCAAAATCCATCACACCGGCATCTATAAGATGAAAGGTGCTGTCCTGTAATACCTCACTATACATGGTAAGATTTTTAAAATTGCCTTTGGCGAAACCCATCATTACGGCATTGGCTACTTTACCTATTCCCGCCTGAAGCGGAAGTAAAGAAGGTGTAAGCCTGCCCGAAGCCACTTCATTTTCAAAAAAGTTGATAAGATGGCCGGCAATCGCAATTGTTTTTTCATCGGGTTCTGCAATGCTGGCAGGGCTGTCTATTATTTCGGTAAATACTATACCCACCACTTTTTCAGGGTCTACGGGTATGTAGTCTATACCTATTCTTGTATCGGCAGCTGTAACCGGCAGCACATTGCGGTGTGGATAAGCATCTGGTACTAAAATGTCGTGTATGCCTTTAAAAGATGTTGGTATTGCCGTGTTTATCTCAATGATTATTTTTTTAGCAAGCTTTGCAAAAGTAGCAGAGTTACCTACCGATGTTGTAGGGATAATGTTTCCATTTTCATCTACGCCCAGGGCTTCTATAACTGCAAAGTCTAATGCGGGTAAGTGGCCGTTGCTTAACTGCTCAGCTGTTTCACTTAGGTGCTGGTCAATAAATAACACGTCGCCTGAATTTATTTTTTTGCGCAACGCTGCATCTACCTGAAAAGGCATCCTTTTGTAAAGCGCATTGGCATTAGCCAGGTCGCTGTCTGTGGTGTGGCCTAGTGATGCCCCGGTTATTAATGTAATGCCTATTTGTTCTTCTGCGGCGCGCAATGCAAAAGCAGGTAATACTGCCTTGCTGTCTCCGGCTTTGGTAAAACCGCTGCTGCCTACAGTCATGTGGTCTTCAAACATTGCTGCGGCGGCTGTGGCCGATATTATTTTAGACTGGTAATTTTTAAAAAGTATCCGTTCGGTGTTCATGTTTGGATGGATTATTTTTTACAAAAAATAAAGAATTTTACCCCTGAATAGTCTGGGTTATAAAACTGTTAACTAATCTTATACAAAATTACTAAACCGTTTTCCTGACAGATTATCTATTTTTGCCAAATATTTATTCAAAAAAGACACTATGGGCCAGAAATATTATCTTACTGATGTAGACACCGACCCTGAAAGCATCTATGTACACCACGACCTGATGGGGGAGTTGCTTATACCGGAGCATGAACATGTTAAAGCACAGTTTTTATATACCGAGGGTGGGGTGGTATATGTGCGTACAGATTCGCATACTTACTTTTTACCGGCACGCCATTTTATGTGGATTCCGGCCGGGGTAAGGCACAGTATACACCCCAGTAGTGAAAATGTTATAATGAGAAACCTTTATTTCCCCGCAGATAAAGATGATGCCCTGTTTTTTGAGGTAGAGGGAATATACCCGGTAAATGATCTTATATTAAACCTGCTTTTATATACTAACCGCTGGAAAGGAGATCTTAAGAAAGGGAGTAAGCATTACATTATAGCTGTTGCGTTAAAAATACTATTGGGCGACACAGCCCGCGAAAGCCTTTCGCTGTCGCTACCTATGCCTAAAGATAAACGACTTGTAAAAGTTGTAGACTATGTAAACAAAAACCTGCATAAAACCCTTTTGTTTAGCCAGGTGGCTGCTAAGTATGGGTTTAGTACACGAACACTGCACCGGCTGTTTATAAAAGACCTTGGCATGCCCTTTATTCGGTTTTTTACTGTCAGCCGTATGCTTAAAGCTATTGAGCTTTTAAACGAAAAGCAATTGCCTGTAAGCGAAGTAGCGATTTCTGTAGGTTATAGCAGCCTGCCTACATTTAGCAATACATTTTATAAATTACTGGGTGTGCGGCCTACAGAATATGCCAATGGTAAAAACATATTGAGCAGAGAATAATGATGCGTATGGAGATGAGGTATCTTTAAAAAAGCAAGCCCCGCTATTCTTGGAACAGAATGAGCGGGACTTAACAAACCAACCAACCAATTATTAATAAATCTCAATGAGATTTAAATAATAAATTTTTAGCAACTTGCGTGCCAAAGTGCAAATATAAACCAATTTTGATTTCCTGCAAACCAAAACTTGCTAAATGTGTAAAAAGTATTAGCAGAAATAAAAAAGTCCCTGAATATGCGGGATATTAAGGAACTTTTTAACTAACTCAAATTCTAAACTCTCAAATTTATTTTTTCTGTTCTCCTGCACTGCGCGAACCTCCTGCAGGAGCAGCGGTACGGTAATATGTATTATTGTTATTATTATCATTACGGCCTCCGTTATTATAGTTACCACCATTACCATTGTAACCGTTGTTTGGGTTACCATTATAGGCATATACCGGTTCATACCCCCTGCCACGGTTAGCATTGTTTACATAGCCACGAGTATCTATAATACGGCCCTGGCGGTCATACATTATGTTTAAAAGACCTATTTGGGTAAGTGCGTAGTTATTATAGCTCATATAAACAGTACCTATACGTTTTACACGGCCGGCATAGTCATAGTTTATATAAACGTTGCCTACACGCCTTACAAGTCCGTTAACATCGTGGTCTATACGCACGCCGCGATTATCATTTGTACCGGGTGCACCATAAGTAGCGTTAGCACGGCTGCCTGTGCGGTAGTAGTTAGTACTTGTAGTTCCCGGTTGGGTATTAAAATCCATTTCACCATTAGGAAAAACCATAAACTCAATACCACGCTCTATAAACACTACGGGTTCTGCCTCACGGTAATCTACAGGGTTGTTATGATATGTTGCATTGCCAGAAAAAACACTAAGTTCTGACGCTGTGGCCAGGCTACCAGTCAATAGTAATCCGGCAACTAAAAGGGTAACTTTTTTCATGACATTAAAATTTAGAAATTTGTGCCTACTCTTTGCTTTTCGGCTTTCGCTGTAAACCTTTTTGTAAGGCTTGATTATCTAAATACAAGTTGCGTGCCAAAAATCAGGAAAACGATGTATTTTATTTTATTTCTTTTTAAAATAACTGATTATCAATATTTTGAGTTAGTGTAAAAAAACAAGCCTGATCAATTTAAATGATCAGGCTTAAAAATATTATGTAAGAATTATTAAAACTTACTTATAGATCTTTTTAATGCGGTCTATATCACGTTTTGAATCACGTTCTTTCATTGTTTCGCGTTTATCATAGTTCTTTTTACCACGGCATAAGGCTATTTCCAGCTTTGCCATACCTTTTTCGTTTGTAAAAAGCTTTAAGGGTATAATGGTAAGCCCCTGGTTCTGTATGCTTTTTTCAAGGCTTTTAAGTTCCTTACGGTTTAGCAATAGTTTACGTTCACTTTTTGGAGTGTGGTTAAAGTTTCTGCTATAAGCATATTCTTCAATATTGGTATTTATCGCAAACAATTCGCTATTCTGGAATTCGCAAAAACTCTCTGCAATAGAAGCCTTACCCAACCTGATAGATTTTATTTCGCTGCCGGCAAGAACAATTCCTGCTGTATAGCGATCTATAATCTCGTAATCAAAGCGTGCGCGCTTATTTAATATGTTGACTGTTTTTTGCATAAGGGTACAAATGTAATAACAATAGTTTAATACGGCAATAATGTTAAGAAAGGCTTTACAATATTGTGTGCTAAAGTTGATTAAAACTGAACTGAACTAAAAAAATAAGGCTGCCCTCATTAGGCAGCCTCAGTTGTTTGTATAGTGGAGCGCGAAATTTATTGCTCTATCCTCAGCGCGGCAACTTTAGCAGCCCTGTTTTTCCTGCGGAAGTATACGGTATCTGCATTGCCAAAGTACTTGGTAATGGTAAGCCTTGCCATAGCATAGCTTACGGTACTTTCTGCACCCTGGTTAAGGTTTACACTGTGTTCTTCAAGACCGTCAAAACATCCGCCTGTACATGGGTTGTAAATAACGTGTTGCAGGTGGTTGTTACCCAGGAACCAGTTAAAGGCAATTTCCATCTTGTTAAGATATTCTTCGCTCTTGTATATATCATGAAATTTACGAAGAGCAAGTATGGTATAAGCTACATCAATAGGCTGTTCGCCATAGCGCTCTCTTTTACCGCCCCTTACCAGCCAGCTCCTGTTAGATATAATGTTGATGCTCTCGTTATCAAAGGTCTGGGTTAACAGGAAGTCGAAAGATTCTTTTGCAACTTCGCCATATACTTCATTGCCTGTAATGGCGTAGCATAGTAGTAATGCTTCGGGCAGTACGCTGTTAGCATAAGTAAGGTAACCTTCAAACCACCTCCAGTTTTCATCGGCTTCATGGCGGTACATCTGTACCATCCTGTCTGCAAACATTTTCATGTAGATAAGCGTATCGCTATCTTTAACATGACGGTTGTAGTAATATAATCCTTTAATTACAAAACACATAGCACGTGTAGAGTACATGTTTTTAGTAAGCGGAAGGGTGTTCATAAAAATGTTTTCCGCTTGCCTTATCATGTGTGCAGGCAATATATTTCCAAGTGAAATTACATAACCAAGTGCCCACATAGCGCGGCCAGAGCTGTCTTCCAGATTTTCGTTGTTATTCTGGTCTGTAAAATTTTTATTTACATCAGTATAATTAAGGAATGTACCATCTGGCTGTTGGCAGTATTCTATATAATCAAGGTATATTTTAATATACTTCAGGTTATCTGCCTCCCTGTATTTTTTATAATGCTGGCATATGGCTATCATGGCGCGTGCATTATCATCAAGGGTATAACCACTGGCCAGGTCGGGCACGTTAAGCTTTGCAAACTGTACCATCCCAAAATCAGTGGTCATGTTTTTAATATGATTCAATTTTATTTTAGGATTGCGGTATTCCAACTTTATAGCGCCTTGGGCAGCTGTTTTTTGAAGCACTTTTGCATGGCTTACAGCAGAGTTTTCCCAGGCTGTATGCACTATCTTATGCAGGCCGTTAAGTATCATTTTTTCCCTTAGTACAGGGTCAAACAGTAATGTGTTGATGCGCTCTGCAAGCTGCTCGCTGTTACCAAAGTCAAAGGTAAAACCAGTATCTCCTGCCAAAACTTCTACAGCGTGAGGGATAGGAGTAGAGACTATAGGGCAGCCGCAGCTAAGTGCATAGCTAAAGGTACCACTTACAGCCTGGTTAGGGTCTTTAGAAGAGAATACATAAATATCTGTTAGTTGCAGATATTCTAAAAGCTCATCTAATGCTACATATTTATTGATAAACTGTACATTGTTTTGCAGGCCAAGGTCCTCAATTTTTTGAGTAAGGAACTCTCTGTAAACCTCACCTTCGTTAATTACTACGGTAGGGTGTGTTTTACCAATGATAAGAAAAAGTACATCCGGATTTTTGTCTACAATATTTGGCAGGGCATCCAGTGTAGTTTCTATTCCTTTACCAGAACTTAGTAGCCCGAAGGTACTAAGTACTGTACGGCCTTTAAAGCCATGTTTTTCTTTAAGCGCCGGGCCATTGCCGTGGCTTACAAGGTGTGTACCGTGTGCAATTACATTAATTTTTTCACGGTCTACTATATAGTCGCGTACCAGTATATCGGCGGCGTTGTTTGTCATTACAATAAGAGAGTCGGCGCTGTTTAGTATGTGCTGAACATTGGCCTTAAATACCTCATCAGGGTTAGGTAGTACCGTGTGGAAAACCACCGATACAGGTTTTTGTACATCTTCAAGAAAACGGTTAAAATCTTCAACCGTTTCATGTACAAGGCCAAACTCATGCTGCATCAAAACAATTTTGATGTTCTCATCTTCATTAATGGCCTGTGCAAGTTTTTTATAAGACTCCGGTTCGCTGGTATTAAGTATGTATTTTACAGCGGGGTCGGTATAGGTGTGCTGCTCCTTGTTAGTTTCAAGGGCGCATATTTTAATAGAGAATGAATCGACATAATGGTCGTTCATGGCTTTTATAAGATCCTGGCTGTAGGTGGCTATGCCACACTGCCTTGGGGGGAAAGTGGTAATTACAAGTATTTCGGGTAATGTTTCCGGTTGGCTGGTAATGTTTTGTGCTGCAAGCTGCTCAATGATTTGATTATAAGGTTGGAATTTATTTCCGGAGTTTTTTCTCGTTTTCATGGCGTGGTATGTGTATTGTATAAAGTAGAAATATTATGTCATTAGTGGTGTTTTGGTTAACAGATTTAAAAAACCGGCTGCAATAAACAACCGGCCTTTTATTTACTTATGCTGTGCTTATGCCTTAGCGGCATTATTAGCCCATTCCTGGGCTCTTTCTTTAGCGGCGTTTACAAGTTCTCCTGCTTCGCCGGCTGCATTTTTGTATTCTTTTTCAGCTTTACGCTTTAGTTCATGCAGTTTATGCTTAAAGTTTTCTTTAGCCTCCTCTACATGTTCACGGTAGATATTGTTTTTCCTTCTTTTTGCAATTAGCACTGCTGCTGTGGCAAGTACCGCTGCTCCCGCAGCAATACCTAAAACAAGTTTTTTATTAGTCATTTTATTTGGCTATTTTTATTACTATTTTAAATCTTTAGCCAAATTATGGAATACCTATAATATAGTCAATTTGCTTAATATATATTTAACTCAATTAACAAACCTTTGTGAATTTTGTATTTTTGATGCGGGTTGTAAGAATTTTATTCAATAAAATGTAATCCGAAGCAAAAAGCTATTAAATTTACGTAAAAGTTTTCAATCCCTTATATTGAAAGGGAAGTTTTGCGTTTTTGTCAGTAAACTAAAATTTAACCCCTATAAAATAGAGGGGTAGTCAAAGAAGTAAACATATTTTTGTACATTTGCACAGGTTTTAATCAGTCATTAACATTTAAAATTAAAGTTTCATGTCAACATTTCGTTTTGAGGCCATAAAAGAAACCGCAGGCAGAAAGCCGGTTAAGGTAGAAGAACTGGACAGAAAATCGATTATTTTTGGAAGTAACGTATTCAACGATAAGGCGATGCGTCAATTTTTAACAGGCGAAGCATACAAGGCCGTACAAGGCGCTGTGCAGCATGGTACAAAAATAGACCGTAAACTTGCCGATTATATAGCAATGGGTATGAAAGAGTGGGCACTTAGCAAAGGTGTTACACATTATACACACTGGTTTCAGCCCCTAACAGGTACTACTGCAGAAAAGCATGATGCCTTTTTTGAAACATCTATGGATGGCAGCGACCCGGTAGAAAAATTTGGAGGCACTCAGCTTGTACAACAAGAGCCGGATGCATCGAGTTTTCCTAACGGAGGTATAAGAAATACTTTTGAAGCCCGTGGCTACACAGCCTGGGATCCTACGTCTCCTGCCTTTATATATGGTACAACACTTTGTATCCCTACAGTATTTGTATCATACACCGGTGAGGCACTGGATTATAAAGTGCCATTGCTTCGTGCGCTTTCAGCCGTAGATGAAGCTGCTGTAGATGTATGCCAGTATTTTGATAAAAATGTAAAAAAAGTAACTGCAACCCTTGGTTGGGAGCAGGAATATTTCCTTATCGATTCTGCCCTTGCAGCATCAAGGCCGGACATAACACTTACAGGCCGTACGCTTCTTGGCCATTCATCGGCTAAAGGACAGCAGCTGGATGACCATTATTTTGGTTCTATATCTACACGTGTGCTTAACTATATGCGCGATCTTGAAAACGAATGTATGCTGCTTGGTATACCCGTTAAGACCCGCCACAATGAGGTAGCGCCTAACCAGTTTGAGCTTGCCCCGATATTTGAAGAGGCTAACCTTGCAGTAGACCACAACTCGCTGCTTATGGATGTAATGCAAAAAGTAGGCGAGCGCCATAACTTTAAAGTATTACTTCATGAAAAACCGTTTGCAGGTGTAAATGGTAGTGGTAAGCACAATAACTGGAGTATGGCTACAGATACCGGCGTTAACCTGCTTGGGCCTGGTAAAACGCCTATGAGCAACCTGCAATTCCTTACGTTCTTTATTAACACGATCAAAGCTGTATATAGCAATGAAGAGTTATTAAGGGCTGCTATTGCAACAGCATCTAACGATCACAGGCTTGGAGCTAATGAGGCACCACCTGCAATTATATCTGTTTTTGTAGGCCAACAGCTTACAAAAGTTCTTGCAGAGCTTGAAGGAGTATCTGCGGGTAAACTTTCTCCTGAAGAAAAAACAGACCTTAAACTTAATGTTGTAGGTAAAATTCCAGACCTGTTATTAGATAATACAGACAGGAACCGTACGTCTCCTTTTGCCTTTACGGGTAATAAGTTTGAGTTCCGTGCGGTAGGATCTTCTGCTAACTGTGCCAATGCGATGACTATTCTTAACGCAATCATGGCTAAGCAGCTTAAAGACTTCAAAAAAGAGGTTGATGCCCTTATTGAAGGTAAAGAGATGAAAAAGGATGACGCTATCTTTAACGTACTAAGGGAATACATCAAAGAAACTAAAACAATTCTTTTTGAAGGTGATGGTTACAGCGATGCGTGGGCTGAAGAAGCTGCAAAACGTGGCCTGAGCAACCATAAAACTACTCCTGAGGCACTTAAAGCTAAAGTAAGCGAAAAGACACTTTCTCTTTTCTCAGATCTTGGTATCATGAACCATGTTGAGGCTGAAGCCCGTTATGAGATAGAACTTGAAGAGTATACTAAAAAAATACAGATAGAAGGCCGCGTGCTGGGAGATATTGCCCGTAACCACGTAATTCCTACAGCTATACGTTACCAAAATGTACTTATTGAGAACGTAAAAGGTCTTAAAGAAATATTTGGTGCAGAATATGAAACGGTAGGTAAAGAGCAAATCTCTATCATCCGCGAAATTTCAGGACACATTACAGGCATCAACACTAAAGTTGAAGAAATGACCGAAGCCCGTAAAGCCGCTAACGCCCTGGCTAGTACGGAAGAGCAGGCAGCTGCTTACTGTAATAACGTAAAACCGTTGTTTGACGTTATCAGGAGGCATGCAGATAAGCTTGAACTTATTGTTGACGATGAAATATGGCCGCTTACTAAATACAGGGAGCTGTTATTTACACGCTAGTCTAAATACGATCACTATACCTGAACCTGCCACTTTCGTGGCAGGTTTTTTTATGGGTACAGGAAATAACATTCTGCTTTTTTCGTTGTATTTTTGAACTAAACCACAAACCAAATTTATATTATGAAAAAAGCCCTGTTAGTGCTTCTGTTTTTCAGTTCCCTTATTATACATGCTCAGCAACAGTTTACCGTTTATTTTGATTTTGATGTAGATGAAACATCATCGTTGTCATCTTTAAAACTTGATGACTGGATAAAAAATAATAAGGATGTCAGTGTGGTAAAAATTTATGGCTATGCCGACAAAACCGGCGATTCGCTTTATAATATAGACCTGTCTGAAAGGCGAGCGGCCTATACTTATAAAAAACTACAGGAGGGTAATGTTGATGTAACTGGTACAGAACAGAAAGGTTTTGGCGAAAGCCAGTCAACTGCTGTTCGTTCTGCTAAAGACCGTAAAGTTGTGGTATATTACACAATCCCCGAGCCCAAAGTGGTAGTTGTGCCAAAAAAGCCCGAGCCTACAGCCTTTGCTAAAAAAGTAACTACAGCCGTAAAAGGGGATAAGATAAAAATACCCAATCTTAATTTTTATAATAATTCAGATATAGTGTTGCCGCAATCGCGCCCTATACTCGAAGATTTGCTGAGCATTTTAAAAGATAATCCAAATCTTAAAATAGATATTCAGGGGCATATTTGCTGCCAAAAAGTAGAAGAAAACCAAATATCGCTGCGCAGGGCAAAAACCGTATATTTTTTCCTTGTGCAAAATGGTATCGATAAAGACCGATTAACTTATAAAAGCTTTGGCAGTAGTGTTCCTATTTATAAGCTTCCAGAAAAATCTGAAGAAGAAAAAGTTGCCAACCGCCGTGTAGAGATAGAGATCATTCAGAAATAGTTTGTTAAGTAATATAGATGTCTATGAAAAGTTTGTACATATATTTCTTCATTTTATTTGCATCTGTAGCTCAGGCGCAGCAACAGTTTACTATTTACTTTGCCAATAATGCTGATATACCCCTTTCTGATTCGGCCGAAAGTTTGAATACATGGATAGGTAATAATACTACATCAGTCATATCAAAAGTATACGGATATACCGATAAAGCCGGCGATTCCCTTTATAACATAGCCCTTTCTCAACGACGCGTTGCAAACATCTATGAAATACTCACAAAAGCAAAAATAGATGTCACCGGGACTGAGTTGAAGAGTTTAGGAGAAAGTGAGGCAATGGCTGAAA contains the following coding sequences:
- a CDS encoding NUDIX domain-containing protein, with the translated sequence MRTSKIFVTTDAVIFKKIDGINHILFIKRKNDPGKGKWALPGGFVDEGEDLPDAAARELQEETGLVVKDLQQLGAFGKPGRDPRQHTVSVVYVGFADDNAEAVGADDAEEAQWFSVKYLPNLAFDHTDIVTLALEKYKL
- a CDS encoding acyl-CoA thioesterase, which encodes MRFHTRKWVKPEDLNPNATLFGGKLLAWIDEEAALYAIIQLENQRVVTKHMSEINFMASAKQGDIVEIGIDVVKFGKTSLVLRSEVRNKMTQEKIITVDNITMVALDSFGRPSAHGKTQIEYVDERLGKAKL
- a CDS encoding transglutaminase domain-containing protein, with product MKLPTRTELKTLREKLQVKKPWDSIIIFLLNILISVPLFIILHQNLVDPEWPLHIDRVLIFITMVAGIQLVLHYMKKVLLVCIALYILALLYGSAFGNYGFASVYEDYQAMVYTMAYDPNPQDVIISKLLPFPNKSKIIDAVDYNNRNVRNYSVGAATKYFKNVKGFQKQRRMIQCFSVFKDIRNRWTYVNDPRNAEYIASADESLLHFAGDCDDHAILMAACIRAIGGTPRIIHTGGHLYPEMLVGTKAELEIANFLIKDHLFPDESRGREVHYHEDEYGQIWLNLDYTATYPGGPFMSEEILGALTFN
- a CDS encoding substrate-binding domain-containing protein; its protein translation is MKNLKIAGVPEHFNLPWHLCIENGDFVKHDIALEWTDVPEGTGKLCQMLRDGETDIAVILTEGIIKDIVAGNTSKIAQIYVQSPLIWGIHVGAKSPFETIDDLENKIVAISRYGSGSHLMAFVNAENEGWDTANLRFEIINTLDGAVDALTAGTADYFMWEHFMTKPIVDKGIFRRVGDCPTPWPSFVIAVRNEVLENDPEAIEKVLEIINSKTSTFKQIPGIDSQLAERYNQKQDDINEWLNLTRWSQTKPDKITFDKIQEQLLDLSIINNTIPFESLAT
- a CDS encoding succinate CoA transferase; this translates as MNTERILFKNYQSKIISATAAAAMFEDHMTVGSSGFTKAGDSKAVLPAFALRAAEEQIGITLITGASLGHTTDSDLANANALYKRMPFQVDAALRKKINSGDVLFIDQHLSETAEQLSNGHLPALDFAVIEALGVDENGNIIPTTSVGNSATFAKLAKKIIIEINTAIPTSFKGIHDILVPDAYPHRNVLPVTAADTRIGIDYIPVDPEKVVGIVFTEIIDSPASIAEPDEKTIAIAGHLINFFENEVASGRLTPSLLPLQAGIGKVANAVMMGFAKGNFKNLTMYSEVLQDSTFHLIDAGVMDFASASSITVSETCYNHLLNNFDQYKDKIVLRPQNISNAPEVIRRLGVIGINTAIEFDIYGNVNSTHLSGTKMMNGIGGSGDFARNAYLSIFVTQSASKEDNAISHVVPMVSHTDHTEHDVDILVTDHGLADLRGLAPRERAQVIIENCVHPDYKEALQDYYTRACERGGHTPHILEEAFSWHTALQNSGSMKQACPVL
- a CDS encoding helix-turn-helix domain-containing protein; the protein is MGQKYYLTDVDTDPESIYVHHDLMGELLIPEHEHVKAQFLYTEGGVVYVRTDSHTYFLPARHFMWIPAGVRHSIHPSSENVIMRNLYFPADKDDALFFEVEGIYPVNDLILNLLLYTNRWKGDLKKGSKHYIIAVALKILLGDTARESLSLSLPMPKDKRLVKVVDYVNKNLHKTLLFSQVAAKYGFSTRTLHRLFIKDLGMPFIRFFTVSRMLKAIELLNEKQLPVSEVAISVGYSSLPTFSNTFYKLLGVRPTEYANGKNILSRE
- the smpB gene encoding SsrA-binding protein SmpB, whose amino-acid sequence is MQKTVNILNKRARFDYEIIDRYTAGIVLAGSEIKSIRLGKASIAESFCEFQNSELFAINTNIEEYAYSRNFNHTPKSERKLLLNRKELKSLEKSIQNQGLTIIPLKLFTNEKGMAKLEIALCRGKKNYDKRETMKERDSKRDIDRIKKIYK